CTGAACTACCTCTCCCAATTGAGCGTGGACACGGCGCACCACGTGATCACCGACATCAGGGCGTACCATGCCGACGGAAAGGACAATCAACAGCTACAGGATATCGTACCCCGCTTACAAAGAAGGTTATGGCAACAGGGTTTGGTGTTCGAGAACTGTGTGGCCGATACGGGTTATAGTAGCGGTGAGAACTATGCTTTTCTGGAGACCATGGGACTGAAGAGTTTCATTCCGCCCCACGGCACCTACAAGGGCGGTCCCGATGGGTTCGAGTACATCGGGGAACATGACCGTTATCTGTGTCCACAAGGAAAGGTGATCCCTTTCACCAAGGTTTTCAAGGACTACCGTACGGGAACGAAAAAGAAGGAATACAGGGCAAGGAAGCATGTCTGTACCGATTGTCCTATACGTAGCACGTGTCTGGGAAAGAGTGCACAGGAGAAGAAGTTCTCGGTGACCTATTACCGTGAAGAGTACGAACGTAATAACGAAAGGGTCAACAGTCCACAGGGGAGGTACATGAAGGGCAAGCGGCAAAGTACGGTCGAGCCCGTGTTCGGCACGCTCACACAGTTCATGGGGCTACGAAAGATAAATACCATCGGCCTTGCACAGGCCAACAAGGTGATGCACCTTTCGGCCATCGCCTATAATTTGAAGAAGTACCTGAAATTCGAACGAAAACGGGTAAAAAGCGGGGCGGGACAGCTTGCTTTGAAGGCATTGGCCAAAAGTGTGCTCCAAAACCTGTTTCAAGCTTCCATGACGCATCGGAATTTGGACTTCCGTTTCTGAGCCGACAAGAAAAAAGCCCCTTAAAGGGACTTGTATTCAATCTGTATTTTGAAAATCACAGGCTTGTGCAACGGTTACCATTGTTGTGTGTAGTTTTTTTTAGTTGGTTGATTATTTTTCTAGCAGTATTTTCCACGATTTTCCATTCCCATAATTCCGGATTCCCGAATTCAGGATTTGTGCTTTTCCAGTTTTCAGCTCTTTTCTTTGAGTTTACAGAAACTCTGCATTCAATTCGGTTTTCTCCGTTTTGCAAGTCAAGCTGAATTAAGATTATTGCCCAACCATCTATTCGATAGCGGTAAGTTTTTCCGTCACAATGTTTAGGATTGAGCTCTATTTTAGAGGTAAATAACTTGCCTTTCGATTCAGGGTTATAAATTCCAAATCCGAAATGTACTTTTCCGTTTGCAATTCCATTGTCAAAGTAGGCTCGGAATTCAGACAAACTGTTTATCCGAATTAATTCTTTCTCCATTTCAGAATATGATTCATAGAATTCAGTTTTTGAGTCCAAAAGAATGAATTCAATCAGTTCAAAAAGTTGATTTTTATCTATGATTTCTGTTTTCTGCATTAGCTTTTCTCAAATTACACACAACGGTTGGGCTAAGCGTAGTGCGGAGACAAGTAAACTTTTCGTTTCCGTCTTAGCACGAAGCTAAAGCTTATTGTTTAGTTTTATTTTTTCTTGTCCAAAGCTAAATCCATAAGATTTAGCGACTTCATAAATATGCACAGACCTTTAGATTTAGACCTAAAGTCCGCATTACGTTTAGGCTGTGTTAGAGCAAGTTTTCTTACCAGTTTCTTGTGGCGATTAACTCTTCTACATCAGCGTCAAATCCATAAGCTTCAGAAATATATGCAAAATTAGCTCCTAAACATTCTCTTGCTCCAGTTTCAATTTCGCTATTATTTTCAAAAAATTCGTCTTCCAAATCATTTAATTTATCAGTAGCACTTTGTGTTATTTTATAGAGTTCTTCTAAATTTTCAGGCGTTTCCGTTTCGATAGTCCCACACATATTTACTAGTATATTTTTACACTTGTCCACGAGAAATTTTGGAAAATAGGAGTCTCTATACATACAATCTAAAAATCCATAATCTTTTAGTTTTACATTAGTCAATTCGGTTTGTTTAATCATTCCATTATTCGAATTTTGTGATTTTCCAAAGTTGCAGGCGGTAATCAATAGAATTAATAATATGTAAAGTGTTTTTTTCATTTTTTTAAATTTGCTCTAACTCGTTTATAAGTCTGTATATCTAATAATTTCCCAAAAGGTACAAAATATATCAAATGGCCCTAGAGTAACATAGAAATACAAGATAAACGTACGGTTATTTTATATAAGTTTATAGGTATATTTAATGCACGATTTATATAAAATGAACGTATAGATTATATCAGATGACTGTATAGAAAATAAAAAACCCCTGCTAATGCAAAGGTTTTTCATCCATCACTAAACCAACCAAACTATCTTTCGCCTCTTCTCGCTTCTTTACGCTCGCCCTTTCGATGTTTTCCTTTCCTGTGCTGCATCTTTTCCCACTTACTATACTGCGCTTCCGTCAATAGGGCTTTTATCTCTCGTTTTTGGACAATTTTGGCATCTAGCCGTTCCATTTGCATGGCGTATTTCTCCTCTGCCGTAGGCTTTTCTCTACTTTCCTTCTTAGCTTTTTGCGCTTCCATCTTAGCTTTCCGGGCCGCTACATGGTTAGTTATCAAGGACTTCATCTTTTTTTGTTGTTCCTCGTTCAGGTCAAGGGACAAGGTCATTTTTTTGGTCTGTAAGGTCGCTATTTGTTCCGTAGTTAAATCTTTCATGGAATTTTCACGTCCACGCATTTCATCTCTTTGGGCGGCTACCGTAATGCTTGCCATGACAAGCATTGCACATACTATTTTTTTCATGTTATCTATTTTATTGATTTCATGGGTATGACCACTACTTAGAACAAAGGTTTAATGGGGACACCTATTTTGGGTAATTATTAACTAGCAATATGTTGATGCCATAAGGGGAAGAAAAAAGCCTTATAGTAGGAAGCGTTTTACACGGTACACTGCTGTGGTATTGCTTTACTGTATGAAGCGTTTTCTTGGAACAGTAAAGGGTAGTACTAAAAAAGCACGGTGTTTACCGTGCTTTTGATTTGGGGTTAGTATAAGTGGCTATCTTTTATTCGCCTAAGTCCTGGGTAAATGGGTTTATGGTGATATCCGCTTCGGTGGTCTGTGCGGTATCCACTACTTTTTTATCCGTTTCCGTAGATGCATCTACATGATACAATACTGCCATTATCATAAAACAGCTGAGGTAAACAAGGCTTTTTAATTTGTTATTCATGATTTGGGGGTTTTTGATTACACTTCAAAGGTAGCACACAGAGTAGCGCAAAAAAGCCCATTGTTGTGAAATGGGCTTTTCTTGATGGCAATATACCGCTGTATGTGGTTTAGTAAATCGGGTCATCGAAGAAATTTGCCTTTCATCGAATGTAAGCAAAATCCTACATTATTTTTAACGCTTATTTTGGGTCCAAAATCATGTTAATACGTTCTGCGGTATCCTGTAAATGATATTTGCTCATCTGGTCCGATGTTCTGGACGCCGCATTTCTGATTTCCCTTTTTAAACTATTCAGTTCGGCTCTGGCCAAGGAACGAATATCCGATTGGCTCGTGTTTACCACGGTGGATTTCTGATACCCACCAAAGTCAGGTTTTTTCTTCTGGTTCTCCGCGGTCATCAAATAGGCAAGGCGGTCTATATGTGCCTTCTGCAGGTTTCTACGGTAAGTGTCTATTTTTCTACCAGCGGGTAATTCTGACCAAATACCTTTTCTTAGATCGCCCATCATTTGCAACAGAGAATAGGCATCGGAACCATTGGCGGTCTCATTTTCGATAAGCCGCGCCATTTTACCGAGGCTCAACATATTGTTAAGGGTTCGCACCTGTATAGACCTGATACGTTCCACGAAACCTGAGTATTGGGTACGGCCAAAAATGTCTTGATCCAGTAACCAGTACGGAGTTTGGAAAAGTTCTTCTTGGATAAAGGCCATACAGTTGGCTTGGTGTGCTTTTGCCACGGGCGTATACACGGCCCCTTCCTGCTCATAGGTCTTGTGATGCTCATAGACGCCGCCCACATTGTTAGATACATGGCCCATGTATCTATTATACTGTGAAATTACCTGTCCGTAAAGGGTCTCCAGGTCGTCATAGTTCTTACCGTCCTCTTTGGTCCATTCCACCAATTTGGGAACAATACGTTTTAAATTGGCGATACCGTAGCTACTTGCTTTAATAGCGTCATCCCCTAAATCCTCCGTTTGTGAACTTGGGTCAACGATGTCTCCTACTTGCTGATGGCCAAATCTGTACAAGGGGTCACCAGCGTGTTCTAATATCCAGCTATCCAAGGTCTTTTTCTCTTCTTCTGCCGTCTTGTCCAAAATAGGTTTGTAGCCCCATTGTATGGCATATTTGTCATAAACTCCAATATCTGGCATTAGGGCAACGCCCTCATCACCGGGTTGTGCAATATAATTGAAACGGGCGTAGTCCATTATGGAGGGTGCGGTGCCGTATTTTTTGGTGAAACTTGCAGACCTTAGGGAATCTACCGGGTAGGCCACACTACTTCCCATATTATGGGGTAGCCCTAGGGTATGACCCACCTCGTGCGAGGATACGAAGCGTATGAGTCTTCCCATGACCTTATCATCGAAGTCCACACCTCTGGCGTCAGGATTTATAGCGGCGGTCTGTACAAAGAACCAGTTTCGCAACAAGGTCATGACATTATGGTACCAGTTAATATCAGATTCCAGAATTTCCCCGCTCCGTGGATCACTGACATGTGGACCATTGGCATTGGGTATGGGCGAGGCCAAATAACGCACCACGGAATACCTAACATCTTCAGGGGACCATTCCGGGTCTTCTTCCTTGGTCGGCGGATCCTTTGCAATGATCGCATTTTTAAATCCGGCGGCCTCAAAGGCAACCTGCCAATCTTCAATACCTTGTTTTATGAAAGGTACCCACTGCTCCGGTGTAGCTCTATCCACATAGTAGACAATCTGTTTCTTAGGTTCTACCAGTTCCCCGCGCTTATACTTTTCTATATCCTCTTCCTTTACCTCTAAACGCCAACGGTCCAAAAAGGTAACGGTCTTGCTCTCTTGCGCATCTAGCCCGTAATCTACCTGTCCTCTGGCAAACCAGCCCACTCTGCGGTCAAAATACCGGCGTTTCATAGGTTCTTCGGGCAATAGGATCATGGAATTGTTTATTTCTAAGGAAATAGAGCCTAGACTGCCGTTGCTCGGCGGTGCACTGGCCAAATAGGTTTTTACATGACGGGCTTCCACGTTTAAGGGATAACTCTTGATGCTTTCAATAAAACTGCGGCTATCGTCCAAGCGGGAAACTTTATATCTTTTCCTATAAAATTCTGGCATGCCAAAAGCCTTGGTGTCCTTGGTGAAAATATCATCAACCGCTATTACCGTAGCCGGATTCAAGGAATCTTTCTTAAAGGCCTTTATGTCAAAAGCGTACAGTACCGGTTCAAAATTAGAGTTTACCACGGCTTCGTGCACGGGTAGGGAATCTGCAGCGACCACATCGTGAGACACCACACGTACCAATACTTTCTTGTCTTTCTTTTCCCAACGCAATACCTGCGTGTTTATCTTTCCCCCGCCAAATCCTATGCGGGACGCAGTTTTGGAAATACGGCTCACCATCAGCATTTCTTTGTTGAACAGGGAATCCGGAATTTCGTAATAGTGTTTGTCCGCTACCACATGAACGTCAAAAAGACCTTTGTCCGTCTTGGCATCTTTAGTAACGACCTTATTATAAGGTTTTATCTTGTCCTTACTTGGCTTTTCATCGGATTTTTCGGTTTTACTTTTTTTCTTTTTGAAGATTTGCGCTTCTGTAGTTTGATAACTTGATATGAAGGCTAGTGTGAGTAATGCGAAGCGTAATTTTTTAGTCATTTCTAGTGTTGGTTTGAGCATTTTTCAAAGAACCGAAAAAATATTCGAAGGAATTGTTAATGAAATCATAAGTCGGATTTTGTAACAATTTCAACTTTTTGAAGTCTATTAAGAAAGAAGATATAGAATTATTTTCTGAATTAGTCAAGCTAGAAGCCCTTACTGCAGTAGGGGCTTTGTTTTTTAAAAAAGTAAGGGAAGTATAAATTGAAAAAGTCCTACCAATAGTACCACTGCGAGGATATTAAGTAGAATACCTGCTTTGGCCATTTCATGGACTTTAATGTAGCCACTTGCAAATACAATGGCATTTGGTGGTGTGGCCATAGGTAGCATAAAGGCACAACTGCTTGCCATGGTAACGGGTATTAATAAATACACAATAGGAAGCCCTAAACCTAGGGCGATACCCGCAACTACGGGAGCCAATACGGCTACTAGGGCAACGTTGCTCATAAGTTCCGTCATAAAGAGCATCAAGAAAATAAGTAGGGTAGCGGTCAAGAGCACACTAATATCACTTTCTGCGATAAGACCGGCGACCAAATCTACGATACCGGTAACGGACATACCCTTGGCCAGGGCCAAACCACCGCCAAAAAGTATAAGGATGCCCCAAGCCAGTTGCTGCGTGTCTTTCCATTCTAGGATAAAACTTCCCTTTTTGAGATTAAAAGGAATTGCAAAGAGGGAAATGGCAGCAAAAATACTGATCATCGTATCCGATAGCCCCAGGTTTGGGATAATGCTATTGATGACAGTTCTAAAAATCCACATGAATATGGTAATTCCGAAAATAATCAGCACCATTTTTTCTCTTTTGCTTGTCGGGCCCAATTTCCGGAGCTCTTGCGTAATAATTTCTTTGGAGGCATTGAACTTTAGAGTTCCGCTGGGAAACATCAATTTTACCAATACCAAATAGCACATACTGATCATGATAATGGAAAAAGGTAGCCCTATGACCATCCATTTAAGAAAAGAAATCTCTATCTGGTATTCATTTTCCAAAAGCCCGATTAAAACGGAATTTGGGGGCGTACCAATGACCGTGGCAATACCACCGGCGT
This genomic window from Maribacter sp. MJ134 contains:
- a CDS encoding zinc-dependent metalloprotease; translated protein: MTKKLRFALLTLAFISSYQTTEAQIFKKKKSKTEKSDEKPSKDKIKPYNKVVTKDAKTDKGLFDVHVVADKHYYEIPDSLFNKEMLMVSRISKTASRIGFGGGKINTQVLRWEKKDKKVLVRVVSHDVVAADSLPVHEAVVNSNFEPVLYAFDIKAFKKDSLNPATVIAVDDIFTKDTKAFGMPEFYRKRYKVSRLDDSRSFIESIKSYPLNVEARHVKTYLASAPPSNGSLGSISLEINNSMILLPEEPMKRRYFDRRVGWFARGQVDYGLDAQESKTVTFLDRWRLEVKEEDIEKYKRGELVEPKKQIVYYVDRATPEQWVPFIKQGIEDWQVAFEAAGFKNAIIAKDPPTKEEDPEWSPEDVRYSVVRYLASPIPNANGPHVSDPRSGEILESDINWYHNVMTLLRNWFFVQTAAINPDARGVDFDDKVMGRLIRFVSSHEVGHTLGLPHNMGSSVAYPVDSLRSASFTKKYGTAPSIMDYARFNYIAQPGDEGVALMPDIGVYDKYAIQWGYKPILDKTAEEEKKTLDSWILEHAGDPLYRFGHQQVGDIVDPSSQTEDLGDDAIKASSYGIANLKRIVPKLVEWTKEDGKNYDDLETLYGQVISQYNRYMGHVSNNVGGVYEHHKTYEQEGAVYTPVAKAHQANCMAFIQEELFQTPYWLLDQDIFGRTQYSGFVERIRSIQVRTLNNMLSLGKMARLIENETANGSDAYSLLQMMGDLRKGIWSELPAGRKIDTYRRNLQKAHIDRLAYLMTAENQKKKPDFGGYQKSTVVNTSQSDIRSLARAELNSLKREIRNAASRTSDQMSKYHLQDTAERINMILDPK
- a CDS encoding SLC13 family permease, giving the protein MTLSSKIGLLLGPILFLIAINLPSALINENADAVIAVALWMIIWWITEAVSISVTALLPLLLFPILKIMPMGEVGANYGSPIVFLFFGGFVMALALEKVNLHKRIALSIIKITGTTPDKVVLGFMIATAVLSMWISNTASTVVMLPIAMSVIQLLINDADGFTKRDRNFALSVMLGIAFSANAGGIATVIGTPPNSVLIGLLENEYQIEISFLKWMVIGLPFSIIMISMCYLVLVKLMFPSGTLKFNASKEIITQELRKLGPTSKREKMVLIIFGITIFMWIFRTVINSIIPNLGLSDTMISIFAAISLFAIPFNLKKGSFILEWKDTQQLAWGILILFGGGLALAKGMSVTGIVDLVAGLIAESDISVLLTATLLIFLMLFMTELMSNVALVAVLAPVVAGIALGLGLPIVYLLIPVTMASSCAFMLPMATPPNAIVFASGYIKVHEMAKAGILLNILAVVLLVGLFQFILPLLF
- a CDS encoding IS1182 family transposase codes for the protein MQGKKDYQEKLFASFQLSERIPKDNFYRRLRGTIDLDFLYRLTKGYYGESGQKSIDPVVFFKLCLVGYLENIISDRKLIDHCSMRLDILFFIGYDIDEELPWHSTISRTRQLFPESVFEEAFTNILSMCVERGMVSGHTQAIDSAPVKANASMDTLELKVPEEDLEEHLKKIRAISSMDREGPHRKSKNDKSDEGQRGITASKRELDAIKGRNKRWAKDQDQRPGAGNKGSKYTSNKTHYSPTDPDARISVKPGKARKLNYLSQLSVDTAHHVITDIRAYHADGKDNQQLQDIVPRLQRRLWQQGLVFENCVADTGYSSGENYAFLETMGLKSFIPPHGTYKGGPDGFEYIGEHDRYLCPQGKVIPFTKVFKDYRTGTKKKEYRARKHVCTDCPIRSTCLGKSAQEKKFSVTYYREEYERNNERVNSPQGRYMKGKRQSTVEPVFGTLTQFMGLRKINTIGLAQANKVMHLSAIAYNLKKYLKFERKRVKSGAGQLALKALAKSVLQNLFQASMTHRNLDFRF
- a CDS encoding DUF5713 family protein; amino-acid sequence: MKKTLYILLILLITACNFGKSQNSNNGMIKQTELTNVKLKDYGFLDCMYRDSYFPKFLVDKCKNILVNMCGTIETETPENLEELYKITQSATDKLNDLEDEFFENNSEIETGARECLGANFAYISEAYGFDADVEELIATRNW